The following coding sequences lie in one Treponema sp. OMZ 790 genomic window:
- the thiD gene encoding bifunctional hydroxymethylpyrimidine kinase/phosphomethylpyrimidine kinase, producing MIKLATIAGSDASGGAGLEADLKTFQEYGVYGMAAVTVIATMNPDKEWGHEVFPLDENTIRAQLETIFKGIGVNAAKTGMLATNYAVELSAEYLKKYDVKNYVLDPVMVCKGGDLALNPELNNLIIEKLLPLAKLITPNLFEAGQIAKMPTPSTIEEIKEACKIIHGMGVPYVFIKGGSKLEGEQSAVDIFYDGEQFLKVEGGLIDTKWTHGAGCTTAAAIAAGLGIGLEPYEAVRRAKKFITLSLQNGFQLNKWVGPGNPAAWRKSFN from the coding sequence ATGATAAAACTTGCAACGATTGCCGGATCGGATGCTTCCGGAGGAGCCGGTTTAGAGGCCGATTTAAAAACTTTTCAGGAATACGGTGTATACGGAATGGCTGCCGTTACGGTAATTGCAACAATGAATCCCGACAAGGAATGGGGGCATGAGGTTTTCCCCCTTGATGAGAATACAATAAGAGCCCAGCTTGAAACTATTTTTAAGGGCATAGGAGTTAATGCCGCTAAAACGGGAATGCTTGCAACAAACTACGCAGTTGAACTTTCTGCCGAGTACCTCAAAAAATATGATGTAAAAAACTATGTTCTCGACCCCGTAATGGTTTGTAAGGGCGGAGATCTTGCCTTAAATCCTGAGCTTAACAACCTTATCATCGAAAAACTTTTGCCTTTAGCAAAACTGATTACTCCTAACCTTTTTGAAGCCGGACAGATTGCCAAAATGCCGACTCCTTCTACAATCGAAGAAATAAAAGAAGCCTGTAAAATTATTCACGGAATGGGAGTTCCCTATGTTTTCATAAAGGGCGGGTCTAAGCTGGAAGGCGAGCAGTCGGCTGTAGATATTTTTTATGACGGAGAACAATTCCTAAAAGTGGAAGGCGGCCTTATCGACACAAAATGGACACATGGAGCAGGCTGTACAACAGCCGCGGCCATCGCAGCCGGTTTAGGTATCGGCCTTGAACCGTATGAAGCCGTAAGAAGAGCAAAGAAGTTTATAACTTTAAGTCTCCAAAACGGATTCCAACTTAATAAATGGGTCGGTCCCGGTAACCCTGCCGCATGGCGAAAGAGCTTTAATTAA
- a CDS encoding ABC transporter permease: MTVYKNFLRLIGTKVISAIIYVIIFLFISFMTLKSQNSQVSEFAETPLTVNIIDRDGSELSKHLISYLQSKHNVSIIGEKNKTNEEILRELKKGISLQRIHAGLIINENMEENVMKGKQSVISFKDDRKKSGFYIDLQVNMYLAFAASVKKAQGNFDFQKIEDALKVHTKVNKVNFQKNASANIWFKVFFNFLGWIVFSVILNSVGWAMFELNNERLKMRNNISPLSTLRFVCENFLAQLTVVIAILSILIGFAVITNITRLDNIPLLFYIFNALIYTAVILSLTFMFNSFLKKGSVMGIVGSVLPLSLAFISGVFVEQELLPDFIVNISRLFPTYYYISANEFTQVNLSIDWKSIGMLFLFLLLYFTIGTYFSKLGRSQSRIEFTQQ; this comes from the coding sequence ATGACAGTTTATAAAAACTTTTTAAGATTAATTGGGACAAAGGTAATAAGTGCTATTATTTATGTTATTATTTTTTTGTTTATAAGTTTTATGACGTTAAAATCTCAAAACTCTCAGGTAAGCGAATTTGCAGAAACTCCTCTAACCGTAAACATAATTGACCGGGACGGCTCTGAACTATCAAAGCATTTAATCTCTTATTTACAGTCAAAACATAATGTTTCTATCATAGGCGAAAAAAACAAGACTAATGAAGAAATTTTGCGGGAACTTAAAAAAGGCATTTCCTTGCAGAGAATACATGCGGGGCTCATAATAAATGAAAACATGGAAGAAAATGTGATGAAAGGTAAACAGTCCGTAATAAGTTTTAAAGATGACAGAAAAAAATCCGGCTTTTATATAGATCTTCAGGTGAACATGTATTTGGCTTTTGCCGCAAGCGTAAAAAAAGCTCAAGGAAATTTTGATTTTCAAAAAATAGAAGATGCTTTGAAAGTACACACAAAGGTGAATAAGGTTAATTTTCAAAAAAACGCTTCAGCAAATATTTGGTTTAAAGTCTTTTTTAACTTTTTGGGCTGGATAGTTTTTTCGGTTATTCTTAATTCGGTAGGCTGGGCAATGTTCGAGCTTAATAATGAGCGCTTAAAGATGAGGAATAATATCTCGCCCCTTTCTACATTGCGCTTTGTTTGTGAAAACTTTTTAGCTCAATTAACTGTAGTGATTGCAATTCTTTCAATTTTAATAGGCTTTGCCGTTATTACAAATATAACAAGACTTGATAACATTCCTCTTCTATTCTATATATTTAATGCTTTAATTTATACGGCTGTTATTTTGAGCCTCACCTTTATGTTTAATTCTTTTTTAAAGAAGGGTTCGGTTATGGGGATAGTTGGTTCAGTTCTTCCTCTCTCCCTGGCTTTTATTTCCGGAGTCTTTGTGGAGCAGGAATTGCTTCCCGATTTTATTGTAAATATCTCCCGGCTTTTCCCGACATATTATTACATAAGCGCAAACGAATTTACTCAAGTTAATTTATCGATTGACTGGAAAAGCATCGGAATGCTGTTTTTGTTTCTTCTTCTTTATTTTACGATAGGAACTTACTTTTCAAAATTAGGAAGGTCTCAAAGCAGAATAGAATTTACCCAGCAATAA
- a CDS encoding CC/Se motif family (seleno)protein translates to MNIRVEDSARDKIKAKNTDSVYCALQMCASUGGTRLEPTVYVGVPNNLGNFDKLEDNGIIVYVKKGTPSVNGTLTITVGSFLWFEKLMVEGMI, encoded by the coding sequence ATGAATATTAGAGTTGAAGATTCTGCAAGAGATAAGATCAAAGCAAAAAATACAGACTCGGTTTATTGTGCACTTCAAATGTGCGCATCTTGAGGGGGCACAAGGTTAGAACCGACCGTGTATGTCGGAGTGCCCAATAATCTCGGTAATTTCGATAAATTAGAGGACAACGGAATTATCGTTTACGTTAAAAAGGGAACACCCTCTGTTAACGGAACCTTAACGATTACAGTCGGATCATTTTTATGGTTTGAAAAGTTAATGGTTGAAGGAATGATTTAA
- a CDS encoding SPFH domain-containing protein produces MLNFIIPIVIAAIIAIVFIVALFRSIRIVPHKVALIVERLGKYHTTLDAGFHILFPFLDRVKYKQNLKEQAIDVPAQDCFTKDNVQVRIDGILYLQVFDPIKASYGIRDYRYATILLAQTTMRSVVGQLDLDDTFEAREQINAQVVKAVDEASDPWGVKVTRYEIQNIRVSDSIMDAMENQMKAEREKRAEIAHSVGEMETVINLSRAAYEEAVNISEGEKERMINEAEGQAREIVAVAEATAEGIKKIAASTQIQGGMEAAKLTVSQEWISALSSIDEKTKIIMSADLTDIKKMTIDMAEEIIQ; encoded by the coding sequence ATGCTTAATTTTATAATCCCGATTGTTATTGCAGCAATCATAGCCATAGTTTTTATTGTTGCCCTTTTTAGAAGCATCCGCATTGTTCCTCATAAGGTAGCTTTAATTGTAGAGCGCTTAGGAAAATACCACACAACCTTGGATGCCGGTTTCCACATCCTGTTTCCGTTTTTGGATAGGGTAAAATATAAGCAGAATTTAAAGGAGCAAGCGATAGATGTTCCGGCTCAAGACTGCTTTACAAAGGATAACGTTCAAGTACGCATTGACGGTATCCTCTACCTTCAAGTATTCGATCCGATTAAGGCAAGCTACGGTATACGGGATTACCGCTATGCAACCATCTTGCTTGCACAGACAACCATGCGTTCGGTGGTAGGACAGCTTGATTTGGATGACACCTTCGAGGCCAGAGAACAGATAAACGCTCAGGTCGTAAAGGCTGTAGATGAGGCCTCGGATCCTTGGGGCGTAAAGGTTACACGCTACGAAATTCAAAACATAAGAGTTTCCGATTCTATCATGGATGCAATGGAAAACCAGATGAAGGCCGAACGCGAAAAGCGAGCCGAAATAGCCCATTCAGTCGGAGAAATGGAAACGGTAATTAACCTTTCAAGAGCCGCTTATGAAGAAGCTGTAAACATAAGCGAGGGTGAAAAAGAAAGAATGATAAACGAAGCGGAAGGTCAGGCACGCGAAATTGTTGCGGTTGCCGAAGCAACTGCCGAGGGTATTAAGAAGATTGCCGCTTCTACCCAAATCCAAGGCGGTATGGAAGCTGCAAAGCTCACCGTTTCTCAGGAATGGATAAGCGCTCTAAGCTCTATAGATGAAAAAACAAAGATTATTATGTCTGCAGATCTCACCGATATAAAGAAGATGACCATAGACATGGCTGAAGAAATAATCCAATAA
- the mtnK gene encoding S-methyl-5-thioribose kinase codes for MRFSSHYKMEGDDIIDYVFEHSNFFDSNENLVCEEIGDGNINYVYRIFDEETKKSLILKQADIQTRVRPDGYLNPNRSAREAEVLKLYNECAPDFSPKIIYTDPVMAAIIMEDIGSYSNLRTELMNGKFFYGIEKLIAHFIVDTSLASTDLCLGYQKKSQAAFKFYNPELCKITEELVFTHPYKDVRGRNILLPENAEWLKKTFYEDTNLISRVAALKEKFNNYPQGLIHGDLHSGSIFVKNENKETRIKIIDPEFAFYGPIAYDLGNVLAHLLFAQGYAKYSTFFADEQKPDFLIWIENAKDNLFKSFSAFAKEFLIKNIKDPIYKNEIFIDNYIEKIKIDAVSFCGTELNRRIIGSAKTPEITSIKKIENRVLLERELAELGCAMILNPEEILRGL; via the coding sequence ATGCGGTTTAGTTCTCATTATAAAATGGAAGGCGACGATATAATCGACTATGTTTTTGAGCACAGTAATTTTTTTGATTCAAATGAAAATTTGGTTTGCGAAGAAATAGGAGACGGTAACATCAATTACGTCTACCGTATTTTCGATGAGGAGACAAAAAAATCTCTTATTTTAAAACAAGCCGACATTCAAACAAGGGTTCGCCCTGACGGATATTTAAATCCCAATAGAAGTGCGCGTGAAGCCGAAGTTTTAAAACTGTATAATGAATGTGCGCCGGATTTTTCTCCAAAAATAATTTATACCGATCCGGTGATGGCTGCAATCATAATGGAAGACATAGGTTCTTATTCCAATTTAAGAACTGAATTAATGAACGGAAAATTTTTTTACGGTATTGAAAAACTGATTGCCCATTTTATCGTAGATACTTCCTTAGCTTCAACCGATTTATGTTTGGGTTATCAAAAAAAATCTCAAGCAGCCTTTAAATTTTATAATCCTGAACTTTGTAAAATTACGGAAGAGTTAGTTTTTACTCACCCTTATAAGGATGTCAGAGGAAGAAATATTTTACTGCCCGAAAATGCCGAGTGGCTTAAAAAAACTTTTTATGAAGATACGAATCTCATTTCAAGAGTTGCTGCTTTAAAAGAGAAATTCAATAATTATCCGCAAGGGCTTATTCACGGGGATTTACATTCAGGTTCTATCTTTGTAAAAAATGAAAATAAAGAAACAAGAATAAAAATAATCGATCCCGAATTTGCATTTTACGGTCCGATAGCTTATGACCTTGGAAACGTTCTGGCTCATCTTCTTTTTGCGCAAGGTTATGCAAAGTATTCGACTTTCTTTGCGGATGAGCAAAAACCGGATTTTTTAATTTGGATTGAAAATGCAAAAGACAACTTGTTTAAATCTTTCTCGGCCTTTGCAAAAGAATTTCTTATTAAGAATATCAAAGATCCGATTTATAAAAACGAAATTTTTATTGATAATTATATCGAGAAGATAAAGATAGATGCTGTTTCTTTTTGCGGTACCGAATTAAACAGGCGGATAATCGGTTCTGCAAAAACGCCTGAAATTACAAGCATAAAAAAAATCGAAAACAGAGTTCTCCTCGAAAGAGAATTAGCCGAACTGGGATGTGCCATGATTTTAAACCCCGAAGAAATTTTACGAGGTCTTTAA
- a CDS encoding ABC transporter ATP-binding protein encodes MILTVKNLVKRYNEKTALDHFNMEVKEGEILGLLGPNGCGKTTAINCMLSLLKHGKGEINIFGEEMKPNALHIKKRIGLVPQEVSVFYNFTVRQNIDYFCGLYVSNAAERKKLVDEAIDFVGLNNYASFRAKKLSGGLLRRLNIACGIAHRPELIFLDEPTVAVDAQSRNFILSGIKELAKKGSTIVYTTHYLEEVEELCDRIIIMDEGRDIANGTLEELHKLIRTSEKMVVEFVETKDNLQEDLKKIPHVLEVSKNGNEFLISFENSINNLNELILFINNNNLAYTKLYSELPSLNDIFLELTGKELRD; translated from the coding sequence ATGATTTTAACGGTAAAAAATCTTGTAAAAAGGTACAACGAAAAAACGGCACTTGATCATTTTAACATGGAAGTTAAAGAAGGTGAAATTCTCGGTCTTTTGGGGCCGAACGGATGCGGAAAAACTACAGCCATAAACTGTATGCTTTCTCTTTTAAAACACGGGAAGGGCGAAATCAATATTTTCGGCGAAGAGATGAAGCCCAATGCTCTCCATATCAAAAAAAGGATAGGCCTTGTTCCTCAAGAAGTTTCGGTTTTCTATAATTTTACCGTAAGACAAAATATAGATTATTTTTGCGGCCTTTATGTAAGCAATGCTGCGGAGAGAAAAAAGCTGGTCGATGAGGCGATCGATTTTGTAGGCTTAAATAATTATGCTTCTTTCCGTGCAAAAAAACTTTCAGGGGGGCTTTTGCGCCGCCTTAACATTGCCTGCGGCATAGCTCATAGGCCTGAGCTGATTTTTTTGGATGAACCCACAGTTGCCGTCGATGCTCAAAGCCGCAACTTCATTCTTTCAGGAATAAAGGAACTGGCAAAAAAAGGAAGTACCATTGTGTACACTACCCATTATCTTGAAGAGGTAGAAGAGCTTTGCGATAGAATCATCATAATGGATGAAGGACGAGATATTGCGAACGGAACTTTGGAAGAATTGCACAAGCTGATCCGCACAAGCGAAAAAATGGTTGTCGAATTTGTCGAAACTAAGGATAACCTCCAGGAAGATCTAAAAAAAATCCCTCACGTTTTGGAAGTTAGCAAAAACGGAAACGAATTTTTAATCAGTTTTGAAAATTCGATTAACAACTTAAATGAACTTATCTTATTTATAAACAATAACAACTTGGCTTATACCAAATTATATTCGGAGTTACCCAGTTTAAACGACATTTTCTTGGAGCTTACGGGAAAGGAGTTAAGAGACTGA
- the mnmA gene encoding tRNA 2-thiouridine(34) synthase MnmA yields the protein MKVLVGLSGGVDSAIAAKLLIDQGYEVTGVTMQLLPKLSGIYKEQTDDIEDAKKVAAKLGIKHLVYDMRETFKTAIIDYFVEEYKLGRTPNPCFICNSKIKFGLFLEQALKDGFDKIATGHYAKIEKTEIGGEERFLLRQAKDSQKDQSYFLALLNQKKLSHSIFPLGDFTKEKVRCIAEEAGLINAHRPDSQDICFVPDDDYTRVINALAKDSFKEGKFIDTQGKEIGRHKGLQYYTIGQRRGLAIAMGYPVYVVKKEAKTNTVTVGKDEELFAESLIASNVNIISKRIIDKEIDIEVKTRYRQQKKKAKLIPLKTEELKPTGKFKVEFIEPEKAVAEGQAAVFYDEDYIIGGGVIESVERLAL from the coding sequence ATGAAGGTGCTTGTTGGTTTAAGCGGAGGCGTTGATTCCGCCATTGCGGCAAAACTATTAATCGATCAGGGGTATGAGGTTACAGGTGTTACAATGCAGCTTCTGCCGAAATTATCCGGCATTTATAAAGAGCAGACTGATGATATTGAAGACGCAAAAAAAGTTGCAGCAAAACTCGGTATAAAACACCTTGTGTACGATATGCGGGAAACTTTTAAAACTGCAATCATCGACTACTTTGTTGAAGAGTACAAACTGGGAAGAACGCCGAATCCCTGCTTTATATGCAACAGTAAAATTAAATTCGGTCTTTTTTTGGAACAAGCCTTAAAGGACGGCTTTGATAAAATCGCAACAGGCCATTATGCAAAAATAGAAAAAACCGAAATTGGCGGAGAGGAAAGATTTTTACTAAGACAGGCTAAAGACAGCCAAAAAGATCAAAGCTACTTTTTAGCTCTTCTTAATCAAAAGAAGCTTTCCCATTCTATTTTTCCATTAGGAGATTTTACAAAAGAAAAAGTGAGATGTATAGCCGAAGAGGCGGGGCTCATAAATGCTCACCGTCCCGACAGCCAAGACATCTGCTTTGTTCCCGATGACGATTACACAAGGGTGATAAATGCCCTCGCAAAGGATTCTTTTAAAGAAGGCAAATTTATAGACACGCAGGGAAAAGAAATAGGCAGACACAAGGGTCTTCAATATTACACGATAGGCCAAAGGCGCGGGCTTGCAATCGCGATGGGCTATCCCGTCTACGTCGTTAAAAAAGAGGCAAAGACAAACACCGTTACTGTAGGCAAGGATGAAGAACTCTTTGCCGAAAGCCTCATCGCTTCAAATGTAAATATAATCTCAAAAAGAATAATAGATAAAGAAATAGACATTGAGGTAAAAACACGCTACCGCCAACAAAAGAAAAAAGCAAAATTAATTCCGCTAAAAACTGAGGAGCTTAAACCTACAGGAAAATTTAAGGTAGAATTTATAGAACCTGAAAAAGCCGTCGCAGAAGGACAAGCCGCAGTTTTTTATGACGAGGATTATATTATCGGCGGCGGCGTAATAGAATCGGTTGAGAGACTTGCTCTTTAA
- a CDS encoding ABC transporter permease, with product MKFFLREIKYYGIDMLHSLDGMFWTLIYPILLSSLFFAVFSAVGNYDTDKIAIGIEKNNPIYHTLQFTGMFNTSIIDESDANEMLRTKKIRAFVEADQSLRLSEDGLSQTITKTVIDQIKQIEALEIPINSFEHGNNYIESKNEKMSLMIILFYSLLAMVSLYTMFGSLDIAVKIQGNISKLGSRICTTPIKRFYSYLAGIVFYLIFNLTANLIYISFVLFVLKIPFITDFRLTLLLLVYANIFGSAAGLFIGSTPIGDIRSKTMICVFASLFLAFLSGMMNPEIKISLENAIPILGTVNPIAIFTTNLYNINILGEYNAISEFFIVYTIGIVILLLLSFINSRKVQYDSL from the coding sequence ATGAAATTCTTTTTACGCGAAATAAAATATTATGGCATAGATATGCTTCATTCTTTAGACGGAATGTTTTGGACTCTTATATATCCTATTCTCCTGTCCTCACTTTTTTTTGCAGTATTTTCCGCCGTGGGTAATTATGATACGGATAAGATAGCAATAGGTATCGAAAAAAATAATCCCATTTACCATACTCTTCAATTTACAGGAATGTTCAATACAAGCATAATAGACGAAAGTGATGCAAACGAGATGCTCCGTACAAAAAAAATAAGGGCCTTTGTTGAAGCCGATCAATCTTTAAGGCTAAGCGAAGACGGATTATCTCAGACAATAACAAAAACGGTTATAGATCAAATAAAACAAATTGAAGCTTTAGAGATCCCAATCAATTCTTTTGAACACGGTAACAATTATATAGAAAGCAAAAATGAAAAAATGAGTTTGATGATTATCTTGTTCTATTCTCTTTTAGCAATGGTTTCGCTTTATACAATGTTCGGCTCACTGGATATTGCCGTAAAAATCCAAGGTAATATTTCAAAGCTTGGGTCAAGAATCTGTACAACGCCTATTAAGCGCTTTTATTCTTATCTTGCAGGAATTGTATTTTATCTTATTTTTAATCTTACGGCTAATCTCATATATATTTCCTTTGTGCTCTTTGTTTTAAAAATACCTTTTATTACCGATTTTAGACTTACGCTTTTACTCTTGGTTTATGCAAATATTTTTGGATCAGCAGCCGGCTTATTTATAGGTTCTACTCCTATAGGAGATATCCGATCGAAAACTATGATCTGTGTTTTTGCAAGTCTATTTTTAGCCTTTCTATCAGGAATGATGAACCCCGAAATAAAAATATCGCTTGAAAATGCAATACCTATTTTAGGAACGGTAAATCCTATAGCGATTTTTACAACCAATCTTTACAATATAAATATTTTGGGAGAATATAATGCAATATCCGAATTTTTTATCGTCTACACAATAGGTATTGTTATTCTTTTATTGCTTTCATTTATTAATTCAAGGAAGGTGCAATATGACAGTTTATAA